A single genomic interval of Desulfovibrio intestinalis harbors:
- a CDS encoding BrnA antitoxin family protein, which yields MNGTDKVTAKRVTSSPDAQSLTDRELAGFVRLADVRGETLVERLRTLKKRAAKQSLTVRYDADLVEYYRGKGKGYQQAMNDALRVCMEAEKGTLQP from the coding sequence ATGAACGGCACCGATAAGGTCACGGCGAAGCGTGTAACTTCCAGTCCTGACGCCCAATCCTTGACTGATAGAGAACTGGCGGGTTTTGTGCGCCTCGCTGACGTGCGGGGGGAAACTTTGGTCGAGCGCCTGCGTACCCTCAAGAAGCGGGCTGCCAAGCAATCCCTGACTGTGCGATATGATGCGGACCTTGTTGAATATTACAGGGGCAAGGGCAAAGGATACCAGCAGGCCATGAACGATGCCCTGCGTGTGTGCATGGAAGCGGAAAAGGGAACCTTGCAACCATAA
- a CDS encoding DEAD/DEAH box helicase family protein, translating to MSEPQNATFLTEAVMAGGDWRALELAVSRLLLHCGWKNIQYVGESGDKGADVLAVRANPTKGIDDSYLIQVKAVNSYSYVGKSAVDQAVKGQAYYKAKVVVVATNGDFTKSAYDRRDDLNRQGYDVRLWNGKFLTDLVAKWPEYSEEKRSPREYQSKIVDSVVKGFHSGRRKALFVVATGLGKTVIASSVADLLYSTGLKKILVLCHATDLAFQLQRSFWAQISKNIPTRIFMDGEPPVPSDGINFGLYQTLFGYLGGIEPTAFDLIIVDEAHHALANAFSSCIEHLSPKLLIGMTATPWRGDGTSIESIFGEPIEKVSLVDGMRMGFLAKVDYRMMCDNIDWGQVPKLARTSLSIRDLNKRLFLPQRDDAVIAKLLELTASMERPRIAIFSPSKNHADTFAGKLVSSGIPAANMSVDDKVKRRQVLLNFSSGKIKAVTAVDVLNEGIDVPDVNILVFLRATHSRRIFVQQLGRGLRISPGKEKVIVLDFVTDIRRLAAVKELDKEAKADPKPGEVETVFLRNGVVTFSNEKAQKFVDAWLDDVASLQDQDDAERLAFPDTEAWS from the coding sequence ATGAGTGAACCACAGAATGCGACTTTCCTGACTGAGGCTGTAATGGCGGGAGGAGACTGGAGAGCTCTTGAGCTCGCAGTCTCCAGGTTATTGCTGCACTGCGGTTGGAAAAATATCCAATATGTTGGTGAGAGTGGAGACAAAGGGGCTGACGTCTTAGCAGTGAGAGCGAACCCCACGAAAGGCATTGACGATTCATACCTCATACAAGTCAAAGCGGTCAATTCGTACTCTTATGTTGGCAAGTCCGCTGTCGATCAAGCCGTCAAGGGTCAAGCCTACTACAAAGCCAAAGTGGTAGTCGTTGCCACAAATGGGGACTTTACAAAATCAGCGTATGATAGAAGAGATGACCTCAACAGACAGGGGTATGATGTTAGGCTTTGGAACGGAAAATTTCTGACAGATCTTGTTGCAAAATGGCCTGAATACAGTGAAGAAAAGAGGTCGCCTCGTGAATATCAGTCAAAGATAGTCGACTCGGTTGTAAAGGGTTTTCACAGTGGCCGTAGAAAAGCGCTATTCGTTGTCGCGACCGGACTCGGAAAAACCGTCATCGCCTCATCGGTCGCCGACCTTCTTTATTCGACTGGCCTAAAAAAGATACTAGTCCTATGTCACGCTACAGACTTGGCTTTTCAACTCCAACGATCTTTCTGGGCGCAGATTTCCAAAAACATACCAACGAGAATATTTATGGATGGAGAGCCCCCTGTTCCTTCCGACGGAATCAACTTCGGGCTGTATCAGACGCTGTTTGGGTATCTTGGAGGAATCGAGCCAACCGCTTTTGATCTCATTATCGTAGACGAGGCCCACCACGCTTTGGCAAACGCTTTTTCGTCATGCATTGAGCATCTTTCCCCAAAACTTCTTATTGGCATGACGGCCACTCCCTGGCGTGGCGACGGTACATCGATTGAGTCTATTTTTGGCGAGCCGATTGAAAAGGTGTCGTTGGTCGATGGCATGAGGATGGGGTTCCTTGCCAAAGTCGATTATCGGATGATGTGTGACAACATCGATTGGGGACAAGTTCCGAAACTGGCTCGCACCTCGTTGTCCATCCGAGACCTTAACAAGCGACTTTTCCTGCCACAGAGGGATGACGCTGTTATCGCCAAGCTTCTTGAGTTGACCGCATCCATGGAACGTCCACGGATCGCGATATTTTCACCCTCAAAAAACCATGCGGACACATTCGCGGGGAAACTGGTGTCCTCGGGCATTCCAGCAGCCAACATGTCTGTTGATGACAAGGTTAAACGGCGACAGGTTCTGTTGAATTTCTCATCTGGAAAAATCAAAGCGGTTACGGCGGTCGATGTCCTGAATGAAGGTATTGACGTGCCTGACGTGAATATCCTTGTGTTCTTAAGGGCTACCCACTCCAGAAGGATATTCGTGCAACAACTCGGTAGAGGGCTCAGGATCTCACCAGGAAAAGAAAAAGTCATTGTACTGGACTTTGTCACGGATATAAGACGATTGGCGGCGGTCAAGGAGCTTGACAAGGAGGCCAAGGCCGACCCCAAGCCAGGTGAAGTTGAGACGGTTTTCCTGCGGAACGGGGTGGTGACGTTTAGCAATGAAAAAGCGCAGAAGTTCGTGGATGCATGGCTTGATGATGTGGCCAGCCTGCAGGACCAAGACGACGCTGAACGTCTGGCTTTTCCTGACACGGAGGCTTGGTCATGA
- a CDS encoding CopG family ribbon-helix-helix protein produces the protein MTQVQLDQTRLARLDDIAVAQSTSREAIINEALDSYLNDVSLLHAEVKAGRDSFTNGKAVPNEEVERYFSAKRADLKRMVVRK, from the coding sequence ATGACACAAGTACAACTGGATCAGACCAGACTGGCCCGACTTGATGACATTGCCGTAGCGCAATCAACCTCGCGTGAAGCCATTATTAACGAGGCATTGGACAGCTATCTGAATGATGTCAGCTTACTACATGCAGAGGTAAAGGCCGGGCGGGATTCGTTTACAAATGGTAAAGCCGTTCCCAATGAAGAGGTAGAACGCTACTTTTCTGCCAAACGTGCAGATCTTAAGAGGATGGTTGTCCGCAAGTGA
- a CDS encoding very short patch repair endonuclease, whose translation MDNISKEERSRVMAAVKQKDTKPEMKVRSFLHKHGLRYRLHDNKLPGKPDLVFPRFRTVLFIHGCFWHGHPDEQCKLARIPKSNVKFWKDKIRANRQRDDRNIKLLQDLGWNVVVIWECQLCNNAALDGLVFQIRSAPTLRDKDQKRSSAEEQP comes from the coding sequence TTGGACAATATCAGCAAAGAAGAACGAAGCCGAGTGATGGCTGCTGTAAAGCAAAAGGACACCAAGCCAGAAATGAAGGTGCGCTCTTTCTTGCACAAACATGGGCTGCGATATCGGCTTCACGACAACAAGCTGCCAGGAAAACCAGACCTTGTTTTCCCAAGGTTTCGGACGGTTCTATTTATCCATGGCTGCTTTTGGCACGGCCATCCAGACGAGCAATGCAAATTAGCCAGAATCCCTAAATCGAATGTCAAATTTTGGAAAGACAAAATACGGGCAAACCGACAACGAGATGATAGAAATATCAAGCTACTGCAGGATCTCGGATGGAATGTTGTGGTGATATGGGAGTGTCAGCTTTGTAATAACGCAGCATTAGATGGGCTTGTATTTCAAATTCGTAGCGCTCCAACGTTAAGGGACAAAGATCAAAAACGCTCAAGTGCAGAAGAACAACCATGA
- a CDS encoding ATP-binding protein gives MKSESLITQVVDITPTPKILRTLGDIPFAAWQCLAELTDNSLDAFSEAENKGKVINGPRVDIHWSSDSVAAYDREIVVQDNGLGMELEVLQKAAKAGYSSNDPIHNLGLFGMGFNIATARLGDETLFLSATPDGTEWVGIKISFEQLIKEQTFSAPVVREPKKTPDESGTKIIVKSLKDGVFAEIRKKESAIRRQLETIYTPILSRKKVSIFVQGKQLSPRPHCVWSDSRFVVRKGVRVEAIQRINRDLGETYFDSLKNRYLTEDEAADLDVSISKGGVFPTHIVKRARRLKGWIGIQRYADPSDFGVDFVRNGRKILVSDKSLFGYENPDTGTDTSEYPVELGSTVGGRIVGELHVDYLIPTYQKNGFDITDRAWRLTREAVRGAGPILPKKRQALGYDGDNESPLGRLVNAYRRTDPGTKNLAVPNSLAREFAKRFFSGDLEYETDDKWYKVAQESDRERGDGGKGLTPVNSGETPSDDISSYLPGAQSGTGSHAAPSVSTPALPAPTVAPVPATSDRDLLIQHSDKEESLSGKYSYDTTPGMEITAWRVRDSQIKIQGSRVPCHLYQDGIEVDFFFDPTHPILSEYPLSPKQLLLQGLAEKFALRDPGVSIQAAFIGLVDNHLLEERINPQALQERAHSIVLSIREKLPSLLGHRFAKVKEVIQSVEAEEEELAKRLLDEAPNLLGAYQDSSEESIQSLAFVCDTTIKRLIAEFPEEFMDNKLFAQPFADLKIGNEAMRERLRKNSLERVLSYFSDVILLLQGGRTQSKQELLRHANTLSLLEGLLE, from the coding sequence ATGAAATCAGAGTCGCTAATAACGCAAGTCGTCGACATCACACCCACCCCGAAAATCCTTAGAACGTTGGGTGACATTCCGTTTGCCGCTTGGCAATGCTTGGCGGAACTGACCGACAATTCGCTGGACGCTTTTTCTGAGGCCGAAAACAAGGGGAAAGTTATAAATGGCCCCAGGGTCGATATCCATTGGTCCAGTGATTCTGTCGCCGCTTATGATAGAGAAATTGTCGTTCAGGACAACGGTCTCGGCATGGAACTCGAAGTCCTCCAGAAAGCTGCCAAGGCGGGGTATTCAAGCAACGATCCCATCCACAACCTTGGACTATTTGGAATGGGTTTCAATATCGCCACTGCCCGACTTGGAGATGAAACCCTTTTCCTTTCGGCGACTCCAGATGGAACTGAATGGGTTGGAATTAAAATCAGTTTTGAACAATTGATAAAGGAACAAACCTTTTCCGCTCCTGTTGTTAGGGAACCCAAAAAAACGCCTGACGAATCCGGCACTAAAATAATTGTCAAGAGCTTGAAGGACGGTGTTTTCGCGGAAATAAGGAAAAAGGAAAGCGCGATAAGAAGACAGTTGGAGACAATTTACACACCGATACTCAGCAGGAAAAAGGTTTCAATATTTGTACAGGGAAAGCAGCTTTCCCCCCGTCCACATTGCGTTTGGAGCGATTCAAGGTTTGTGGTTCGTAAAGGGGTTCGAGTAGAGGCGATCCAAAGAATAAACCGAGACCTCGGAGAGACATACTTCGACTCTCTGAAAAATCGCTACCTGACCGAAGACGAAGCCGCTGATCTCGATGTATCGATTAGTAAAGGTGGTGTTTTTCCGACACACATAGTCAAACGTGCCCGTCGGCTTAAGGGTTGGATTGGTATTCAGCGGTATGCCGACCCATCTGATTTTGGTGTGGATTTTGTTCGTAACGGACGGAAAATATTGGTTTCCGACAAATCCCTTTTCGGCTATGAAAATCCGGATACAGGAACTGACACGTCTGAATACCCAGTCGAACTAGGATCGACTGTTGGCGGGAGAATCGTTGGCGAGCTCCATGTTGATTACCTGATCCCGACGTATCAAAAGAATGGGTTTGATATCACAGACAGAGCATGGCGACTCACACGGGAAGCCGTTCGAGGCGCTGGACCGATTCTTCCCAAGAAAAGGCAAGCTTTGGGATACGATGGGGACAACGAGTCTCCTCTCGGTAGATTGGTTAACGCATACAGAAGAACAGACCCTGGCACAAAAAATCTCGCGGTTCCTAATTCATTGGCGAGAGAATTCGCCAAGCGTTTCTTTTCCGGGGACTTGGAGTACGAAACCGATGATAAGTGGTACAAGGTCGCTCAGGAATCAGACAGAGAACGGGGGGATGGCGGTAAAGGATTGACTCCGGTAAATTCTGGAGAGACTCCGTCAGATGACATTTCTAGCTATTTGCCCGGCGCTCAATCTGGAACTGGCTCTCATGCTGCCCCCTCTGTCAGTACTCCAGCACTGCCAGCACCTACTGTGGCTCCCGTTCCGGCGACTTCTGATAGAGATCTCTTGATTCAGCATTCTGACAAAGAGGAATCATTGTCAGGAAAATACTCTTACGACACAACTCCCGGAATGGAAATAACCGCCTGGAGAGTGCGTGACAGCCAAATCAAAATCCAAGGAAGCAGAGTGCCATGTCACCTTTATCAGGATGGAATCGAGGTTGATTTCTTTTTCGATCCGACTCATCCAATTCTATCCGAGTATCCACTTTCCCCTAAGCAATTGTTGCTGCAGGGCTTGGCAGAAAAGTTTGCGCTCCGTGATCCTGGCGTGTCTATTCAAGCGGCGTTTATTGGGCTCGTTGACAATCATTTGCTTGAAGAACGGATCAATCCCCAAGCTCTACAAGAACGGGCGCATTCGATTGTTTTGTCAATACGCGAAAAGCTGCCTTCTTTGCTCGGGCATCGATTTGCCAAGGTAAAAGAAGTTATTCAGTCTGTTGAAGCTGAAGAGGAAGAACTGGCAAAACGCCTGCTTGATGAGGCTCCAAATCTGCTCGGTGCCTATCAAGACTCCAGTGAAGAATCGATTCAGTCCCTGGCGTTTGTTTGCGACACGACTATAAAACGGCTGATAGCCGAATTTCCGGAAGAGTTTATGGACAACAAGCTTTTCGCGCAGCCTTTTGCCGACCTAAAGATTGGTAATGAGGCGATGCGTGAACGGTTGCGGAAAAACTCCCTTGAACGGGTCCTGTCCTATTTTTCCGATGTTATTTTGCTTCTTCAGGGCGGAAGAACGCAGAGCAAACAAGAACTTTTGAGGCACGCGAACACACTGTCTCTGTTGGAAGGACTCCTGGAATGA
- a CDS encoding cobaltochelatase CobT-related protein, whose protein sequence is MIRTKDILNCLPLLASILGDRYGVQVRISGKEACTNGKVIHLPSLPMDCEPELLALANGFTDHEAAHIRHTDFSVLKTANLDPVTFNLFNCLEDWRVERKLSGIFPGCRQNLNWLIRRFFVEQAQPRAGDDSPALAVLDYVLLTVRAWDVEEVNIPRIATAEVLRQNFPGVREVLDAILAKVYIHCPGTASAIAYARQLAQSIRQWEPQQQTESDENNVQKGGNKPNTTEIRRKNHASGPHEGHRYSAAHNGSAPQPEQIPTSACASQAQPPISPSKAKTQLTALFHAEAQDLPQNLGELLSTALTLCQAESAFESVTVAVEGFRPSGVLPEPQKLKALQASIALRTRLQGLLQARTQRRCSVGRRGALHPGSLHRLQTGNPRIFRREAEQAGLNTAVHILLDVSGSMSGTPIALARQACFAVAKALENIKGVNPAVTAFPAMASTNSVFPIMRHGQKVPDSLDINASGGTPLAAALWWVMQTMLFLKEQRKIILIITDGIPDSTHAATHVVSVAQRLGFEVYGLGIRDDHIGQLLPQTSRVINDLPDLAPTMFDMLQDALLKGWAS, encoded by the coding sequence GTGATACGTACAAAAGATATTCTCAACTGCCTGCCCCTGCTGGCGTCCATCCTTGGTGACCGTTATGGAGTGCAGGTTCGTATCAGCGGCAAGGAGGCCTGCACCAACGGTAAGGTTATCCATCTGCCATCATTGCCCATGGATTGTGAGCCTGAATTGCTGGCACTGGCCAACGGCTTCACAGACCATGAGGCAGCTCATATCCGGCACACTGATTTTAGCGTATTGAAAACTGCAAACCTTGATCCTGTGACCTTCAATTTGTTCAACTGCCTTGAAGACTGGCGTGTTGAAAGGAAGCTGTCTGGCATTTTCCCTGGCTGCCGACAAAATCTGAACTGGCTGATACGACGATTCTTTGTGGAGCAGGCACAGCCAAGGGCCGGGGATGATTCCCCGGCCCTTGCTGTTTTGGACTATGTGCTGTTGACCGTACGGGCCTGGGATGTGGAAGAAGTGAACATTCCACGCATAGCAACAGCAGAGGTGTTACGCCAAAACTTCCCCGGCGTTAGGGAAGTGCTGGATGCAATTCTGGCCAAGGTTTACATCCATTGCCCGGGCACAGCTTCAGCTATCGCCTATGCTCGTCAATTGGCACAGAGCATTCGGCAGTGGGAGCCGCAACAGCAGACAGAAAGCGACGAAAACAACGTGCAAAAAGGAGGAAACAAGCCCAATACCACCGAAATACGGCGCAAAAACCACGCCTCAGGGCCGCATGAGGGCCACAGGTATAGTGCCGCCCACAACGGCTCTGCCCCTCAACCGGAGCAAATCCCCACGTCCGCTTGCGCATCTCAAGCGCAGCCGCCCATATCCCCCAGCAAGGCCAAAACCCAGCTTACAGCCCTGTTCCATGCCGAAGCCCAAGACCTGCCTCAAAACCTGGGTGAGCTTCTTTCAACGGCGCTTACCCTTTGCCAGGCAGAATCAGCCTTTGAGAGCGTTACGGTGGCGGTGGAAGGGTTTCGACCTTCGGGAGTGCTGCCAGAACCGCAAAAGCTTAAAGCCCTTCAGGCCAGCATTGCCTTGCGAACCCGTCTTCAGGGGCTTTTACAGGCTCGGACACAAAGGCGGTGCAGCGTCGGCCGGCGCGGGGCCTTACACCCCGGCTCACTCCATCGGCTGCAGACGGGTAATCCACGTATCTTCCGCAGGGAGGCAGAACAGGCGGGCCTCAACACTGCTGTGCATATTCTGCTGGACGTCAGCGGCAGTATGAGCGGAACGCCGATAGCTCTGGCAAGGCAGGCGTGCTTTGCTGTGGCAAAAGCGCTGGAAAATATCAAAGGTGTAAATCCAGCGGTCACGGCTTTTCCTGCGATGGCTTCCACAAATTCTGTATTCCCCATTATGCGGCATGGTCAAAAGGTGCCGGACAGCCTTGACATCAATGCTTCAGGCGGAACCCCTCTGGCTGCGGCTTTGTGGTGGGTTATGCAGACAATGCTGTTCCTTAAGGAGCAAAGGAAAATCATCCTCATCATTACAGACGGAATACCTGATAGCACACACGCAGCAACCCATGTCGTGAGCGTCGCGCAACGGCTTGGTTTTGAGGTGTATGGCCTTGGGATACGTGACGATCATATAGGCCAGCTGTTGCCACAGACCAGTCGGGTTATCAACGATCTGCCTGATTTGGCACCTACTATGTTTGATATGCTTCAGGATGCTCTGCTGAAAGGATGGGCATCATGA
- a CDS encoding DUF3150 domain-containing protein has protein sequence MTPLVSDIRILDNLLALNLNVSLWSARCKMSQEDLGGAELPPEDLASLGSKRIADPENLKVFGTLKARVFNYLDRHGVRFMSGWAIPEEKAGEIVQELCNIRNDFQKEKEAFLAGYDQNVQAWIEKHHQWGEIIRNSIVGPDYVRARMDFRWQLYKVSPLAQHTDNTAVLEAGLAEEVQGLGGTLFGEVAKSAEDIWRRVYHGKTEVTHKALSPLRTLHAKLTGLSFVEPHVAPVADIVQAALLRMPKKGNITGTDLLLLQGLVCLLKDSTALVGHAQKVIEGYGPAFVLDALLAGPDSTAAQEDNAMQIDDVVNEDMDDAPILPDIPVADNTLPHPAIPSLGLW, from the coding sequence ATGACACCGCTTGTTTCTGACATTCGCATTCTGGATAATTTGCTGGCCCTCAACCTCAATGTCAGCCTGTGGTCAGCCCGGTGCAAGATGAGCCAGGAAGACCTGGGCGGTGCGGAACTGCCCCCTGAAGACCTGGCATCTCTGGGATCAAAGCGCATTGCTGACCCGGAAAACCTCAAGGTGTTCGGTACGCTCAAGGCTCGCGTCTTCAACTATCTCGATCGGCACGGAGTACGCTTCATGTCCGGCTGGGCCATCCCTGAAGAAAAAGCCGGTGAAATTGTGCAAGAGCTTTGCAATATACGCAACGACTTCCAGAAAGAAAAAGAAGCCTTTCTGGCAGGCTATGATCAGAATGTGCAGGCCTGGATAGAAAAGCATCATCAATGGGGTGAAATTATCCGTAACTCCATTGTGGGGCCGGACTATGTGCGTGCCCGCATGGATTTCCGCTGGCAGTTGTACAAGGTGTCCCCGCTGGCGCAACATACAGATAACACAGCCGTGCTGGAAGCCGGTCTGGCAGAAGAGGTGCAGGGTCTGGGCGGCACACTCTTCGGCGAAGTGGCCAAGTCTGCCGAAGACATCTGGCGCAGAGTGTACCACGGCAAGACGGAAGTGACCCACAAAGCGCTTTCGCCGTTGCGAACTCTGCATGCCAAGCTCACGGGTCTGTCTTTCGTAGAGCCGCACGTGGCTCCGGTGGCAGATATCGTGCAGGCCGCACTGCTACGCATGCCCAAGAAGGGCAACATCACCGGCACAGACCTGCTGCTGTTGCAGGGGTTGGTCTGCCTGCTCAAGGACAGTACTGCCCTTGTTGGCCACGCCCAAAAAGTTATTGAGGGCTACGGCCCGGCCTTTGTGCTGGACGCCTTGCTGGCTGGGCCGGACAGCACGGCTGCGCAGGAGGACAACGCAATGCAGATAGACGATGTAGTTAATGAGGATATGGATGACGCTCCCATACTGCCGGACATCCCCGTGGCAGACAACACGCTGCCTCATCCTGCTATTCCTAGCCTGGGCCTGTGGTGA
- a CDS encoding BrnT family toxin, with the protein MVKQHWIDHAIFKWDEAKAESNRRKHGVGFEQAVSAFDDPCALVRYDAAHSQEEDRFHLLGMVGTTLVLLVVFTEQDVIRIISARKATRQEVRYYERHR; encoded by the coding sequence ATGGTCAAGCAGCACTGGATAGACCATGCGATTTTTAAGTGGGATGAAGCCAAAGCGGAAAGCAATCGGCGCAAGCACGGAGTGGGCTTCGAACAGGCCGTCAGCGCCTTTGACGATCCTTGCGCCTTGGTGCGATACGATGCGGCTCACAGTCAGGAGGAAGACCGCTTTCATCTCCTAGGTATGGTGGGCACTACGCTGGTACTGCTGGTGGTATTCACCGAGCAAGACGTTATCCGTATTATATCCGCCCGTAAGGCCACGCGGCAGGAGGTAAGGTACTATGAACGGCACCGATAA
- a CDS encoding DNA cytosine methyltransferase encodes METVELYEQEPVMLLDKKRSPSIPQPGEETLSSMRERSVVSFFCGCGGLDLGFLGGFSYKGTKVPKLPFKLLAAYDHDDKCVQTYLKNISDHAEVRDLSSYNPIEVPAAEVLIGGFPCQDFATCGPRHGLKSTRGRLYQALIQYMEVHRPLVVIGENVPGLANMKQGDVLNTIKQDIASAGYRVEVWTLFAPDYGVPQRRTRLFIVAVRDDLQGFPVMPKRTHTEEHYRTTRWAIEDLEGISDDSIPNQSQYFRASRAKKGNGQGDETTPADSPSYTIRANAKSRVQFHYSLDRRLTVRECARLQTFPDNFDFPHSATSNIMQIGNAVPPILGNKVARAIAKYLEGVK; translated from the coding sequence ATGGAAACAGTTGAGTTATATGAACAGGAACCAGTGATGCTGCTAGATAAGAAAAGAAGCCCTTCCATACCTCAACCAGGGGAAGAAACGCTCTCGTCTATGCGAGAAAGGTCCGTGGTTTCGTTTTTTTGCGGATGCGGAGGGCTTGACTTGGGGTTTCTCGGGGGCTTTTCGTACAAGGGCACCAAAGTCCCCAAGCTTCCATTCAAACTTCTCGCCGCTTATGACCATGATGACAAGTGCGTTCAGACATACCTCAAGAATATTTCTGATCACGCAGAAGTTCGGGACCTATCCAGCTATAACCCTATTGAAGTTCCGGCCGCCGAAGTTTTGATAGGGGGATTCCCTTGCCAGGATTTCGCCACGTGCGGGCCACGTCATGGGCTGAAGTCCACCCGTGGAAGGTTGTACCAAGCACTGATTCAATACATGGAGGTTCACAGACCCCTTGTCGTCATCGGTGAAAATGTTCCAGGTCTCGCCAATATGAAACAAGGAGATGTGTTAAATACGATAAAACAGGACATCGCTTCGGCCGGATACAGGGTCGAGGTTTGGACTCTTTTTGCTCCAGATTATGGCGTTCCCCAGAGGAGGACGAGACTTTTCATTGTGGCGGTCAGAGACGATTTGCAGGGGTTTCCGGTCATGCCTAAGAGAACTCACACCGAGGAACACTACAGGACGACTCGCTGGGCGATAGAAGATCTTGAAGGGATATCGGACGATTCAATTCCAAACCAGTCGCAATATTTCAGAGCGTCAAGAGCAAAAAAAGGAAATGGCCAAGGAGACGAGACCACACCAGCCGATTCGCCTTCATACACAATCAGGGCGAACGCGAAGTCCCGTGTGCAGTTTCACTACTCTCTTGATAGACGGTTGACTGTCCGCGAGTGTGCCAGGTTGCAGACGTTTCCCGACAATTTTGATTTTCCCCATTCGGCCACGTCTAACATCATGCAAATTGGCAACGCCGTACCGCCGATTCTGGGAAATAAAGTTGCAAGAGCTATCGCCAAATATCTGGAGGGCGTGAAATGA
- a CDS encoding ERF family protein, which yields MNQYQSESITDLAKALLCVQRTVQPATKDAENPFTQSWYASLNSVMDACRDALIENGIWLCQYPVPVEQPNSLGLVTKLTHAESGQWQSSLAVIPLPKADPQGMGSAMTYARRYALTAMLGMVTEDDDGEGAKNGKKSPTRPKLPVIAPESQKSRQRDPSTANNISTPSNRPSASLENLPPLEGVTYQQITAQDGRPCIIATGNMQAKKELLTGAGFRWNAQRKIWWKYAEAA from the coding sequence ATGAACCAATATCAATCCGAAAGTATCACCGACCTGGCTAAGGCCCTGCTCTGCGTACAGAGAACCGTTCAACCTGCTACAAAAGACGCGGAAAATCCCTTCACCCAAAGCTGGTACGCCAGCCTCAACAGCGTTATGGACGCCTGCCGGGACGCGCTCATCGAAAACGGCATCTGGTTGTGCCAGTACCCCGTGCCTGTGGAGCAGCCCAATTCCTTGGGGCTGGTTACCAAGCTGACGCATGCAGAGTCTGGTCAGTGGCAAAGCTCTCTTGCCGTGATTCCTTTGCCCAAGGCCGACCCGCAGGGCATGGGATCGGCAATGACATACGCCCGCCGCTACGCTCTAACCGCCATGTTGGGCATGGTCACGGAAGATGATGATGGCGAAGGGGCTAAAAACGGCAAAAAATCGCCTACACGGCCTAAATTGCCTGTAATAGCCCCTGAATCGCAAAAATCGCGTCAACGCGACCCATCCACCGCAAACAACATTTCGACCCCCTCAAATCGTCCGTCAGCAAGCCTTGAAAATCTCCCACCGCTGGAAGGTGTCACCTACCAGCAGATAACGGCTCAAGATGGGCGGCCCTGCATCATCGCTACCGGCAACATGCAGGCCAAAAAAGAATTGCTTACCGGCGCGGGCTTCCGCTGGAATGCGCAGCGCAAAATCTGGTGGAAATACGCTGAGGCTGCATAG
- a CDS encoding type II toxin-antitoxin system RelE/ParE family toxin, whose protein sequence is MKVVWSPHAMQRREEIFDYIATDSSDAALWLDTKFSQAAEQLADFPLSGRKSPVDGVRMLIVHTNYQMLYEIEGNEGFTIPPEVISCMTNFSEKPYPAPPSAICCANPCQQIVFKDTACFDSAQGHVRIIPHSNSPLY, encoded by the coding sequence GTGAAGGTTGTATGGTCCCCCCACGCTATGCAACGACGTGAAGAGATTTTCGATTACATTGCTACGGACAGTAGTGATGCAGCCCTGTGGTTAGATACAAAATTTTCGCAGGCTGCGGAGCAACTTGCTGATTTCCCTTTATCAGGCCGAAAAAGTCCGGTGGATGGCGTCCGCATGCTGATTGTGCATACGAATTACCAAATGCTTTATGAAATTGAAGGGAATGAGGGATTCACCATTCCGCCAGAAGTTATCTCTTGCATGACAAACTTTAGCGAAAAGCCCTATCCCGCTCCCCCAAGCGCAATCTGCTGCGCAAACCCATGCCAGCAGATTGTTTTTAAAGACACCGCCTGTTTTGATTCGGCACAGGGGCACGTCAGAATAATACCCCATAGCAATTCTCCTTTATATTAA